A stretch of DNA from Alphaproteobacteria bacterium:
GGTTTGTTGACCCAGCCTTTAACGGAAAATCCTGTGGTGAAGCCGATAAAAAATAGCATAATAACTGTAATAGACGGCGGTATGTCGCGTTTTGCAGAACGTTTCATGGGCTCACTCCTCAAGGGTATGAGCTTAGAATCCTTCAAGAAAATTAATATTTGGTTAAGAAATTTTTACGGAATCTCAAGGGGTAGTGCCTTCTAAGACCAGATGATCTCCCTCAATTTTAAATCTCTTCAATTTCTTTAAAAAGCTCATGCCCAAGAGGGAAGGATGAGTAAGATTTTGGGAAACAGAGGCGGTTACATCCCGCAAAATAAGGGTGCCCACCTTGATTTCTGCAAGACGAATAGGGGAACCAAAACTTATGCCATTCGCAGTTTGCATAGGTTCATTAAAAGATAAGGACTCCACATCTATGCCCAATCGTTTCGCATCCGCCAGGGTTAAAACCACTTTAGAGGCCCCCGTGTCGACCATAAATGAGACGGGGATTGAGTTGACCGAAGCTTCCACTATAAAACTTCCCCCTTTCGCCCGTAGGAAACTGACAGAACCATCAGCGTTTGACGTGGCATG
This window harbors:
- a CDS encoding TIGR02281 family clan AA aspartic protease, which gives rise to MKKELKVIYSIVGLGILILGLLIWRFPYVLSSNDNVGQMIFCIALLCALIPAGIHHFGDRPTLKYAVTWMGIFFVLLLGYSFQDEWSGVAERVKRNILPTHATSNADGSVSFLRAKGGSFIVEASVNSIPVSFMVDTGASKVVLTLADAKRLGIDVESLSFNEPMQTANGISFGSPIRLAEIKVGTLILRDVTASVSQNLTHPSLLGMSFLKKLKRFKIEGDHLVLEGTTP